From the genome of Drosophila melanogaster chromosome 2L, one region includes:
- the kmg gene encoding kumgang: MELPSMVERSGDRLVVRSLVSGAPLYQSSIEGGAGAVLPMSQSVQPLIGQDFLEQQLEQYKANNFMFPLSMAGFVSADSAPPGDLAKENMENSLPDGNPCNNNNDDELPQCKIRRNYSCNQCAFFTQNPRSHLSHLRDVHGERIVINECKLCLYASRHFQKLVRHMKMVHGCSDDGGAVQGSGAQPRGKRNLSREVRKRRLEESIEGQGATGQCLDLSVLRMIQNGPPLEQLKVELQQQEMQLLASVQAYNRQQEMLQLQQIVESHDNIFSMAYEFQTKLMPPKQAESLKLEQQNSSSDSEETAKSPSPDTRELVSGKEQFQCQKCSYSTPIRARFKKHVKYHSMPLIKCSSCDFHTPYKWNLDRHTKNHGANGHFKCSCCDFSTDIKQSLTIHESNHHVPMPVHQMGNRSRDEAEDLVDQQSSGSRKPETFKNGGATVASTESLLPRTSGIVCSHCQKRVGNAMQLINHLQVCTLALHNTTQLQASINAEVDLHDEDFPNAPTDLSYCGVETAPGYGEVTEVLPEEPEDLAPLKKVFKCPHCSFWAATASRFHVHIVGHLNRKPFECSLCAYRSNWRWDITKHIRLKALRDRSHNQAQVLMNDETGRRNYAKYNQYLTMMKVSAEQLADSKGMRTGEMIVMPPEKLDDHHPMETEEIIEMVDSAHSTSALDLRKPRDDQTEDLAGNSDELPQEGAKTEPNLEPLSFKSLNSSQVMPKPKGSPMNLTKTDGGQSDETTSADESNESD, from the exons ATGGAGCTGCCTTCAATGGTGGAGCGTTCGGGTGATCGCTTGGTGGTGCGCAGCTTGGTTAGTGGTGCTCCACTTTATCAGTCATCTATTGAGGGCGGAGCAGGTGCTGTGCTTCCTATGTCCCAAAGCGTGCAGCCGCTAATAGGTCAGGACTTTTTGGAGCAACAACTGGAGCAGTATAAGGCGAATAACTTTATGTTTCCACTATCGATGGCCGGGTTTGTTTCCGCAGACTCTGCACCACCGGGGGACTTGGCCAAGGAAAATATGGAGAACTCACTGCCAGATGGTAATCcgtgcaacaacaacaacgacgatGAGCTGCCGCAGTGCAAGATACGGCGTAACTACAGCTGCAACCAGTGCGCATTCTTCACGCAAAATCCGCGCAGTCATCTCTCGCATCTGCGGGACGTACATGGCGAGCGGATTGTGATCAACGAGTGCAAGTTGTGCCTCTATGCCTCACGCCACTTCCAGAAGCTGGTGCGGCACATGAAAATGGTGCACGGCTGTTCCGATGATGGCGGCGCAGTGCAGGGATCAGGTGCTCAGCCGCGTGGTAAGCGAAATCTCTCCAGGGAGGTGCGCAAGCGTCGTCTGGAGGAGAGCATTGAAGGCCAGGGTGCGACTGGGCAATGCCTAGACCTCAGCGTGCTGCGCATGATCCAAAATGGACCGCCACTGGAGCAGCTGAAAGTAGAACTGCAGCAGCAAGAGATGCAGCTACTGGCCAGTGTCCAGGCGTACAATCGACAGCAGGagatgctgcagctgcagcagatcGTCGAGAGCCACGACAACATATTCTCCATGGCCTACGAGTTCCAGACCAAGTTAATGCCGCCTAAGCAAGCAGAGTCCCTGAAATTGGAACAGCAAAACAGCAGCTCCGATTCCGAGGAGACTGCGAAGAGTCCTTCGCCGGATACCCGTGAATTGGTGTCGGGTAAGGAGCAGTTTCAATGCCAGAAGTGTTCATATAGCACGCCCATTCGAGCCAGATTCAAAAAGCATGTGAAGTACCATTCCATGCCACTGATCAAGTGCAGCTCATGTGATTTTCACACACCCTACAAGTGGAATCTAGACCGGCACACCAAGAACCATGGTGCCAATGGCCATTTCAAGTGCTCGTGCTGTGACTTTAGCACGGATATCAAACAATCGCTGACCATACACGAATCAAACCATCATGTGCCCATGCCGGTTCACCAAATGGGCAACCGAAGCCGAGATGAGGCTGAGGATCTGGTGGATCAGCAGTCAAGTGGTTCCAGGAAACCAGAAACGTTTAAAAATGGTGGTGCTACCGTTGCATCGACAGAATCTCTGCTTCCCCGGACTTCGGGGATCGTTTGTTCACACTGCCAGAAGCGGGTGGGCAATGCCATGCAGTTGATCAACCATCTACAAGTGTGCACTTTGGCCTTGCACAACACCACCCAACTGCAGGCTTCTATCAACGCGGAGGTGGATCTTCACGATGAGGACTTCCCCAATGCTCCCACTGATCTCAGTTATTGCGGCGTAGAAACAGCTCCTGGCTATGGGGAG GTCACAGAAGTTTTGCCAGAGGAACCCGAAGATTTGGCGCCATTGAAGAAGGTTTTTAAGTGTCCTCATTGCAGTTTTTGGGCAGCCACTGCATCTCGCTTCCATGTCCACATCGTTGGTCATCTAAATAGGAAGCCCTTTGAATGCTCTCTGTGCGCCTATCGCTCCAACTGGCGCTGGGACATCACCAAGCACATCCGTTTGAAGGCCCTCCGCGATAGATCCCATAACCAGGCCCAGGTGCTGATGAACGATGAGACCGGTAGGCGCAACTACGCCAAGTACAATCAGTATCTGACTATGATGAAGGTAAGCGCCGAACAATTGGCCGATTCGAAGGGAATGCGCACGGGTGAAATGATTGTGATGCCGCCGGAGAAGCTAGACGACCATCATCCCATGGAAACGGAGGAGATCATCGAGATGGTGGATAGTGCTCATTCGACCTCGGCACTGGATTTACGAAAGCCCAGGGATGACCAGACGGAGGACTTGGCAGGCAACAGCGATGAGCTGCCGCAAGAGGGAGCCAAGACGGAGCCAAATTTAGAACCCTTGTCATTTAAATCATTGAATTCATCACAAGTCATGCCAAAGCCCAAAGGGTCGCCTATGAATTTGACCAAGACAGATGGTGGTCAATCAGACGAAACGACATCCGCTGATGAATCCAATGAAAGCGATTAA
- the DnaJ-H gene encoding DnaJ homolog, isoform C gives MDNLNLYDVLKVAPDATDEEIKKNYRKLAKEFHPDKNPDAGDKFKEISFAYEVLSDPEKRRIYDRYGLKGLQEGAEGFSDASEFFAQWFPFDRVSSEGRGRRNGKVVVKVELTLEEIYVGGMKKKVEYNRQKLCSKCNGDGGPKEAHESCETCGGAGRAAAFTFMGLSPFDTTCPTCDGRGFTIRDDKKCSPCQGSGFVEQKMKRDLVVERGAPHMLKVPFANEGHQMRGGEFGDLIVVISQMEHPIFQRRHANLYMRDLEINITEALCGYSHCFKHLDGRNVCLRTYPGEVLQHNQIKMVRGSGMPVFNKATDSGDLYMKFKVKFPDNDFATAPQLAMLEDLLPPRQPIVIPKNAEEVQMTDYKPQPRQQEDEDGQSSHFEGVQCQTAXCMWLWLLQARYLCLDLWLILGTFSVDEVCFLVPLFVLICIVLFFIQECLL, from the exons ATGGACAACCTAAATTTATACGACGTTCTTAAAGTGGCTCCGGATGCAACTGATGAGGAAATAAAAAAG AACTACCGAAAATTGGCAAAAGAGTTCCATCCAGACAAGAATCCCGATGCGGGCGAcaagtttaaagaaatatCCTTCGCCTACGAAGTGCTGTCCGATCCCGAGAAGCGGCGCATCTACGACCGATATGGATTGAAGGGCCTGCAAGAGGGCGCCGAGGGATTCTCTGATGCCTCCGAATTCTTCGCCCAGTGGTTCCCCTTCGATCGAGTCTCGTCCGAAGGTCGGGGCAGGCGCAATGGCAAAGTCGTGGTAAAAGTGGAGCTGACCCTGGAGGAGATCTACGTCGGCGGCATGAAGAAGAAGGTGGAGTACAATCGCCAGAAGCTGTGCTCCAAGTGTAACGGCGATGGCGGTCCCAAGGAAGCGCACGAGAGCTGCGAGACCTGCGGCGGAGCTGGACGAGCGGCCGCATTTACCTTCATGGGTCTCAGCCCCTTCGATACG accTGTCCGACTTGCGATGGCAGGGGCTTCACCATAAGGGACGACAAGAAGTGCAGTCCCTGCCAGGGCAGTGGTTTCGTAGAGCAGAAGATGAAGCGGGACCTGGTTGTGGAGCGAGGAGCACCGCACATGCTAAAAGTTCCCTTCGCAAATGAGGGCCACCAAATGCGAGGCGGCGAATTTGGGGATCTGATTGTAGTCATCTCCCAGATGGAACATCCAATCTTTCAGCGCCGCCATGCCAATCTGTACATGCGAGACCTGGAGATCAACATCACGGAGGCCTTGTGCGGCTACTCGCATTGTTTCAAGCACTTGGATGGACGAAACGTCTGTCTGCGCACGTACCCTGGTGAAGTGTTGCAGCACAACCAGATCAAGATGGTGCGAGGCAGTGGTATGCCTGTTTTTAACAAGGCCACCGACAGTGGAGATCTCTACATGAAGTTTAAGGTTAAGTTTCCGGACAACGACTTTGCCACGGCACCGCAGTTGGCCATGCTGGAGGACTTACTCCCTCCCAGACAGCCGATAGTGATCCCAAAGAACGCCGAGGAAGTGCAAATGACGGACTATAAGCCGCAGCCACGACAGCAGGAAGACGAGGACGGACAGTCGTCTCACTTTGAGGGCGTACAGTGCCAGACGGCTTAGTGCATGTGGTTGTGGCTCCTGCAGGCGCGGTATCTCTGCCTCGATTTGTGGCTCATCCTGGGCACTTTCAGCGTAGATGAAGTCTGCTTCCTGGTGCCGCTGTTCGTCCTGATATGCATAGTATTATTTTTCATACAGGAATGTTTGCTGTGA
- the DnaJ-H gene encoding DnaJ homolog, isoform A encodes MDNLNLYDVLKVAPDATDEEIKKNYRKLAKEFHPDKNPDAGDKFKEISFAYEVLSDPEKRRIYDRYGLKGLQEGAEGFSDASEFFAQWFPFDRVSSEGRGRRNGKVVVKVELTLEEIYVGGMKKKVEYNRQKLCSKCNGDGGPKEAHESCETCGGAGRAAAFTFMGLSPFDTTCPTCDGRGFTIRDDKKCSPCQGSGFVEQKMKRDLVVERGAPHMLKVPFANEGHQMRGGEFGDLIVVISQMEHPIFQRRHANLYMRDLEINITEALCGYSHCFKHLDGRNVCLRTYPGEVLQHNQIKMVRGSGMPVFNKATDSGDLYMKFKVKFPDNDFATAPQLAMLEDLLPPRQPIVIPKNAEEVQMTDYKPQPRQQEDEDGQSSHFEGVQCQTA; translated from the exons ATGGACAACCTAAATTTATACGACGTTCTTAAAGTGGCTCCGGATGCAACTGATGAGGAAATAAAAAAG AACTACCGAAAATTGGCAAAAGAGTTCCATCCAGACAAGAATCCCGATGCGGGCGAcaagtttaaagaaatatCCTTCGCCTACGAAGTGCTGTCCGATCCCGAGAAGCGGCGCATCTACGACCGATATGGATTGAAGGGCCTGCAAGAGGGCGCCGAGGGATTCTCTGATGCCTCCGAATTCTTCGCCCAGTGGTTCCCCTTCGATCGAGTCTCGTCCGAAGGTCGGGGCAGGCGCAATGGCAAAGTCGTGGTAAAAGTGGAGCTGACCCTGGAGGAGATCTACGTCGGCGGCATGAAGAAGAAGGTGGAGTACAATCGCCAGAAGCTGTGCTCCAAGTGTAACGGCGATGGCGGTCCCAAGGAAGCGCACGAGAGCTGCGAGACCTGCGGCGGAGCTGGACGAGCGGCCGCATTTACCTTCATGGGTCTCAGCCCCTTCGATACG accTGTCCGACTTGCGATGGCAGGGGCTTCACCATAAGGGACGACAAGAAGTGCAGTCCCTGCCAGGGCAGTGGTTTCGTAGAGCAGAAGATGAAGCGGGACCTGGTTGTGGAGCGAGGAGCACCGCACATGCTAAAAGTTCCCTTCGCAAATGAGGGCCACCAAATGCGAGGCGGCGAATTTGGGGATCTGATTGTAGTCATCTCCCAGATGGAACATCCAATCTTTCAGCGCCGCCATGCCAATCTGTACATGCGAGACCTGGAGATCAACATCACGGAGGCCTTGTGCGGCTACTCGCATTGTTTCAAGCACTTGGATGGACGAAACGTCTGTCTGCGCACGTACCCTGGTGAAGTGTTGCAGCACAACCAGATCAAGATGGTGCGAGGCAGTGGTATGCCTGTTTTTAACAAGGCCACCGACAGTGGAGATCTCTACATGAAGTTTAAGGTTAAGTTTCCGGACAACGACTTTGCCACGGCACCGCAGTTGGCCATGCTGGAGGACTTACTCCCTCCCAGACAGCCGATAGTGATCCCAAAGAACGCCGAGGAAGTGCAAATGACGGACTATAAGCCGCAGCCACGACAGCAGGAAGACGAGGACGGACAGTCGTCTCACTTTGAGGGCGTACAGTGCCAGACGGCTTAG